In a genomic window of Blastopirellula marina:
- a CDS encoding pyruvate kinase, translating into MVEPFRTSEFAVTGMLKRTKVAATIGPSCSRTEMLETIVRAGADACLLDFTSGTPADWQAAYEVIREVEGMAKQPVAILARINSDDGRFSLEDAVKSGVLDWIGQQEIEYVTTSASQGSRSIQQVREALDRVGSTAAILARLDHGSNYRDIDSIIQASDGVIVTSTGLNELEKWSIPVMQKMVARQCQIGAKPCLVQRGVLSSMQHALEPTDGEVFDIANIVFDHADAILLGDETATGDYPTEAVEVVSKTVIATESLMEITDRPIKVGFGQPPNTAALAYSIRHILKMQEIAAVGVYSQTTATAGLIAKNWIDCPILALSDIPSTVRKMGIYHGVVSRQMKAPTSTAEMLSSTTSIAKQIGLVAPGDRMIVVSELPLHTGENANAFVIETIR; encoded by the coding sequence GTGGTTGAACCATTCCGCACATCTGAATTTGCCGTCACCGGCATGCTGAAACGAACCAAAGTCGCTGCAACCATCGGTCCGAGTTGCTCTCGGACCGAGATGCTGGAGACGATCGTGCGCGCTGGTGCGGATGCGTGCCTGCTCGATTTTACCAGCGGTACGCCGGCCGATTGGCAAGCCGCGTACGAAGTGATTCGCGAAGTCGAAGGGATGGCGAAGCAGCCCGTCGCAATCCTGGCCAGGATTAACAGCGATGATGGACGCTTTTCTCTAGAGGACGCCGTAAAATCGGGCGTTCTCGATTGGATCGGGCAGCAGGAAATCGAGTACGTCACGACGTCCGCTTCTCAGGGATCACGCTCGATTCAGCAAGTGCGCGAAGCGCTTGATCGGGTTGGTAGTACGGCCGCAATCCTCGCGCGGCTGGATCATGGAAGTAACTATCGCGACATTGACAGTATCATCCAGGCCTCTGATGGCGTGATCGTCACATCGACTGGCTTAAACGAGCTTGAGAAGTGGTCGATTCCGGTCATGCAAAAGATGGTCGCACGTCAGTGCCAGATCGGTGCCAAGCCGTGTCTGGTGCAGCGGGGCGTCCTTTCCTCGATGCAGCACGCACTAGAGCCAACTGATGGAGAAGTGTTCGACATCGCGAACATCGTCTTCGACCATGCTGATGCCATTCTCCTAGGAGATGAAACGGCCACCGGCGATTATCCGACCGAGGCTGTCGAAGTGGTTTCCAAAACGGTGATCGCCACCGAAAGTCTGATGGAAATCACCGATCGTCCGATCAAAGTCGGCTTTGGACAGCCACCCAACACCGCCGCGCTGGCTTACTCGATTCGTCACATCCTGAAAATGCAGGAGATCGCCGCGGTTGGCGTTTACTCGCAAACCACGGCCACGGCAGGACTGATCGCTAAGAATTGGATTGACTGTCCGATTCTCGCGTTGTCCGACATTCCAAGTACGGTTCGCAAAATGGGAATCTATCACGGAGTTGTGTCCCGGCAGATGAAAGCTCCGACCAGCACGGCCGAGATGCTCTCGTCGACCACATCGATCGCCAAACAGATCGGCTTGGTTGCCCCTGGTGATCGGATGATTGTTGTATCCGAACTGCCGCTGCACACCGGCGAGAATGCCAACGCTTTCGTGATCGAAACGATTCGCTAG
- the pstA gene encoding phosphate ABC transporter permease PstA, producing the protein MAASPKDPSQLNEVDISRLERSLRKPRALLSIFLSMTVTLMTVMALVPLFSVIFMLFYRGASKLTFENFTALPPTAFEEGGGFGNALVGTIVMVGIAGLISVPFGIMAAIFLSELGPNSKTAKVVRFCAKVLSGFPSILAGVFTYGAVVLVTGGFSAYAGGVALSILMLPVVMLTAEEAIRMVPRRMKEASIGMGATQTQTLWYVTLPTALPGILTGVMLSVARAAGETAPLLFTALFSNYWLINDSNELQLNDATASMAVLIYNFSNSFVDNQKEMAWSASLVLVLGVLVTNLIGKSLSRGGPTR; encoded by the coding sequence ATGGCGGCTTCCCCAAAAGATCCGTCGCAGCTCAACGAAGTAGATATTAGTCGACTGGAAAGGTCGCTGAGAAAACCACGTGCATTGCTGAGCATCTTTCTCAGCATGACCGTCACATTGATGACGGTCATGGCCTTAGTGCCGTTGTTCTCGGTGATTTTCATGCTCTTCTACCGAGGAGCATCCAAGCTGACTTTCGAGAATTTCACCGCACTTCCGCCAACCGCCTTTGAGGAAGGGGGCGGATTCGGTAATGCCTTAGTCGGAACCATTGTTATGGTTGGAATCGCCGGGCTGATCAGTGTTCCCTTTGGGATCATGGCCGCGATCTTCCTTTCCGAGCTTGGGCCGAATAGCAAGACCGCCAAAGTGGTGCGGTTTTGTGCAAAAGTCCTCAGTGGATTTCCCTCAATTTTGGCAGGCGTTTTTACATACGGGGCCGTGGTGCTCGTTACAGGCGGCTTCTCAGCTTACGCTGGGGGGGTAGCTCTGTCGATTTTGATGCTTCCAGTCGTCATGCTGACGGCCGAGGAGGCCATTAGGATGGTACCCCGGCGAATGAAAGAAGCTTCCATAGGAATGGGGGCTACCCAGACCCAAACCTTGTGGTACGTAACCCTGCCCACTGCATTGCCCGGGATCCTAACGGGAGTTATGCTATCGGTGGCTCGCGCTGCCGGAGAAACGGCTCCTTTGTTGTTCACCGCGTTGTTTAGCAACTATTGGTTGATAAACGACAGTAACGAATTGCAACTAAACGACGCCACCGCGTCGATGGCCGTGTTGATTTACAATTTTTCCAACTCATTCGTAGATAACCAGAAAGAAATGGCGTGGTCCGCTTCTCTGGTTCTAGTACTTGGTGTCCTAGTGACGAATTTGATTGGGAAAAGCCTCTCCCGAGGCGGGCCTACACGTTAG
- the pstC gene encoding phosphate ABC transporter permease subunit PstC: MDQHKKSPISRPPTSLEINTDLAFRYTCLGFAWLTIAVMCYIVFEISWKAGPAIQEYGLGFLSTQTWDPNTKEYGILPEIWGTLYSSAIALLIGSLFGVSVAVFLSEGYLGNFVFSILKIFGVQFHPFWGKLPSASETALKNLVELLAAIPSVVYGLWGIFVVIPMMRDSCNWLYENMGWFPLFGTRFQGPGMLPASFVLAIMILPTISAISRDALVAVPPKLREASYGLGATRWETILSVILPTASGGIFGGIVLAFGRALGETMALAMLVGNVNTIKVSLFSPANTLAALLANNFSEAGSDEMKVGVLMYAGMVLMAITLGVNVIGALILQRATAGVKGLN; encoded by the coding sequence ATGGATCAACACAAGAAATCGCCGATCTCGCGACCCCCCACGTCGTTAGAGATTAATACCGATTTGGCATTCCGCTATACTTGTTTAGGGTTTGCCTGGCTGACGATCGCGGTGATGTGCTATATCGTCTTCGAGATTTCCTGGAAGGCAGGGCCTGCAATTCAGGAATACGGGTTAGGATTTCTTTCCACGCAAACCTGGGACCCGAACACCAAAGAGTACGGCATTCTGCCGGAGATCTGGGGCACGCTTTACAGCTCAGCGATTGCCCTGTTAATTGGCTCACTTTTCGGCGTGTCCGTCGCGGTGTTCCTAAGTGAAGGATACTTGGGCAACTTCGTTTTCAGCATCTTGAAGATTTTCGGGGTCCAGTTTCACCCATTCTGGGGCAAGCTTCCCAGTGCTTCGGAAACGGCCCTCAAGAACTTGGTTGAATTACTCGCCGCGATTCCCAGTGTGGTCTATGGCCTGTGGGGGATCTTCGTCGTCATCCCGATGATGCGAGATTCTTGCAACTGGCTCTATGAAAATATGGGTTGGTTCCCGCTCTTTGGAACACGTTTTCAAGGCCCTGGGATGCTGCCCGCCTCGTTCGTTCTCGCAATTATGATTCTCCCGACCATCTCGGCGATCAGTCGCGACGCTTTAGTTGCCGTGCCGCCCAAACTACGGGAAGCCTCGTATGGACTCGGTGCGACACGGTGGGAAACAATTCTCTCAGTGATTTTACCGACCGCGTCCGGCGGAATCTTCGGTGGAATAGTGTTGGCCTTCGGTCGTGCCCTTGGCGAGACGATGGCCCTCGCGATGCTGGTTGGCAATGTGAACACCATCAAGGTCTCGCTGTTTTCGCCCGCCAATACGCTCGCGGCGCTGTTGGCCAACAACTTTTCCGAAGCAGGTAGCGACGAAATGAAAGTTGGCGTGCTGATGTACGCCGGCATGGTCCTCATGGCGATCACACTTGGTGTGAACGTCATCGGTGCTTTGATTCTGCAGCGGGCGACTGCTGGCGTGAAAGGGCTCAACTAA
- a CDS encoding sulfatase, with the protein MNCCRPTSLLMTLPLLLICPMLIAAEPANVTKQPNILFVLCDDLRPDAVGCLGSEHVKTPNIDRLAQEGILFNNSFCTTSLCSPSRASILTGLYAHAHGVTNNFTEFPVEMATFPKRLQDAGYETAYIGKYHMGENNDEPRPGFDWFVTHKGQGKYFDTEFNINGQGSRLVKGYYTHVVTDMALDWLKKDHSGKPWCLMIGQKAPHSFYFPEPKYEHSFDDVEVEYPKTAFKLDDKPKWIKERLYTWHGIYGPLFDWRKDFPDDSPEGVKAFEDMVHAYWGTILSVDDSMGQLYAYLEMTGELDNTVIVFMGDNGLLEGEDGMVDKRTAHEMSIRVPLLVRYPQLGKGKKLDQQILTVDMAPTLIELAGAQPIEDIHGKSFASLAKSGDDDWRTSWMYYYNYEKQFPYTPNVRALRTDRWKYIRYPHGDGSPDRHMAELYDLKNDPGETTNLAEKPERAGLVAKLRNELTEKMANLGLTPATDEMPIDQGIGKELPDAKIR; encoded by the coding sequence ATGAACTGCTGTCGACCGACGTCTCTTCTCATGACCTTGCCGCTGCTGCTTATCTGCCCAATGCTTATCGCGGCTGAGCCCGCGAATGTAACGAAACAGCCTAATATCTTGTTTGTATTGTGCGATGATCTGCGGCCTGATGCGGTGGGTTGTTTGGGTAGTGAGCATGTCAAAACTCCGAACATCGATCGCTTGGCCCAAGAAGGAATTCTGTTCAACAACTCATTCTGTACAACTTCGCTCTGTTCTCCCAGCCGTGCTTCGATACTGACTGGGTTGTATGCCCATGCTCATGGAGTAACCAACAACTTCACTGAGTTTCCTGTCGAAATGGCAACGTTTCCTAAGCGTCTGCAGGATGCCGGCTACGAGACTGCTTACATCGGCAAGTACCACATGGGCGAGAACAACGACGAGCCTCGTCCAGGCTTCGATTGGTTTGTTACGCATAAAGGCCAAGGCAAATACTTCGATACCGAATTCAACATCAACGGCCAGGGAAGCCGCCTGGTGAAGGGCTATTACACGCACGTCGTCACCGATATGGCCCTCGATTGGCTGAAGAAGGATCACAGCGGCAAGCCGTGGTGCTTAATGATCGGCCAAAAGGCACCGCACAGCTTTTACTTCCCAGAGCCGAAATACGAACATTCGTTTGATGACGTCGAGGTCGAGTACCCCAAGACCGCCTTTAAATTGGATGACAAACCGAAGTGGATCAAAGAACGTCTTTACACGTGGCATGGTATCTACGGACCACTCTTCGATTGGCGCAAAGATTTTCCCGACGATAGCCCAGAAGGAGTGAAGGCCTTCGAGGATATGGTGCATGCCTATTGGGGTACGATTTTGAGCGTCGACGATAGCATGGGCCAGTTGTACGCATACCTGGAAATGACTGGCGAACTCGACAATACGGTCATCGTCTTTATGGGGGATAACGGATTGTTGGAGGGAGAAGATGGCATGGTCGACAAGCGAACGGCTCACGAAATGAGCATTCGCGTTCCACTGCTTGTTCGTTATCCGCAACTTGGCAAAGGAAAGAAACTCGATCAACAAATTCTTACCGTGGATATGGCACCGACGCTGATCGAACTTGCCGGCGCTCAACCGATTGAAGACATTCATGGCAAGTCATTTGCCTCGTTGGCCAAGTCAGGGGACGATGACTGGCGTACGTCTTGGATGTACTACTACAACTACGAAAAACAATTCCCCTACACACCAAATGTCCGCGCTCTGAGAACCGATCGCTGGAAATACATTCGCTATCCGCACGGTGACGGTTCGCCTGATCGCCACATGGCCGAGTTGTACGACCTGAAAAACGACCCTGGTGAAACCACCAACCTCGCCGAGAAGCCAGAGCGTGCTGGTTTAGTGGCAAAACTGCGAAATGAGTTGACTGAGAAAATGGCGAATCTAGGGCTGACGCCAGCGACCGATGAGATGCCAATTGATCAAGGAATCGGCAAGGAATTGCCCGATGCCAAGATTCGGTAG
- the pstB gene encoding phosphate ABC transporter ATP-binding protein PstB, giving the protein MIANEDAGKTVIDCDVKELYYGNFKAVRDTRVPIQQGEITAFIGPSGCGKSTVLRCLNRMNDLIRGFRFEGHVQFRGQNIYSPTIDPVAVRRHIGMVFQQPNPFAMSIYKNITYGLRINGYRGNYDEVVERALRGAALWDEVKDKLKQSGLSLSGGQQQRLCIARAIAVEPEVLLMDEPCSALDPIATRKIEELMKELKQKYTIAIVTHNMQQAQRVADKTAFLYVDTTQGGRTGYLVEHNETKELFEDPKQEYTRQYIRGEFS; this is encoded by the coding sequence ATGATCGCCAACGAAGATGCCGGTAAGACCGTTATCGACTGCGATGTGAAAGAGCTCTACTACGGCAATTTTAAAGCCGTGCGAGATACTCGCGTTCCCATCCAACAGGGTGAGATTACCGCTTTCATCGGTCCTTCCGGTTGTGGAAAGAGTACCGTCCTTCGCTGTTTGAATCGCATGAACGACCTGATTCGCGGTTTCCGCTTTGAAGGTCATGTTCAGTTCCGTGGGCAAAACATCTACAGCCCCACGATCGACCCAGTTGCCGTTCGCCGTCACATTGGCATGGTGTTCCAGCAACCGAATCCGTTCGCGATGAGCATCTATAAGAACATCACGTACGGCCTTCGTATCAACGGCTACCGTGGCAACTACGACGAAGTCGTCGAGCGTGCACTACGGGGAGCTGCATTGTGGGACGAAGTTAAGGATAAGCTGAAGCAAAGCGGTTTGTCGCTCTCTGGTGGTCAGCAGCAACGTTTGTGTATTGCTCGGGCGATCGCTGTTGAACCCGAAGTGCTGCTAATGGACGAGCCTTGTTCTGCCTTAGATCCGATCGCAACGCGAAAGATCGAAGAGCTCATGAAAGAGCTCAAGCAGAAATACACGATCGCGATCGTCACACACAATATGCAGCAAGCTCAGCGTGTGGCCGACAAGACCGCCTTCCTCTATGTCGATACGACACAAGGTGGCCGTACTGGATACCTGGTCGAACATAATGAGACCAAGGAGCTCTTTGAAGATCCGAAGCAGGAATACACTCGCCAATACATTCGCGGTGAATTCAGCTAA